From the Rhodococcus sp. NBC_00297 genome, one window contains:
- a CDS encoding alpha/beta hydrolase, translating to MRPMTLPLPVVSRVLKPVFRVILNPRLPVPVQRTLLEVAARSLPLPEGTVIRSETVGGVPVERVTVGATVRRTAVLYLHGGAYTLGSPLTHRVVTSSLARDSGAVVVAAHYRLAPEHPCPAALEDALAVFDGLVADGVAADHIAVVGDSAGGGLAAATTQALVDRGTPPSCVAMISPWADPADQDFPAPRDFLLDARWLRNSARQYLGDGDPTDPRYAPVRGTLTGFPSTLIQYSADEILRPQILRFVDALTEAGVSVRCTELTDLWHVAHLQATLLAEAATAVREIGAFVRDATAHSERLRP from the coding sequence ATGCGACCGATGACTCTGCCGTTGCCCGTGGTGTCGCGAGTTCTGAAACCCGTGTTCCGGGTGATTCTGAACCCGCGCCTCCCGGTTCCGGTGCAGCGCACACTGCTCGAGGTCGCGGCCCGGTCGCTACCGCTGCCGGAGGGCACGGTGATCCGCAGCGAGACCGTGGGCGGTGTCCCGGTAGAACGGGTCACCGTCGGTGCCACCGTCCGCCGCACCGCCGTGCTGTATCTGCACGGTGGCGCGTACACGCTGGGGTCGCCGCTGACGCACCGCGTCGTCACGTCGTCGCTCGCCCGCGACAGTGGCGCCGTCGTGGTGGCGGCGCACTACCGTCTGGCTCCGGAGCACCCCTGCCCGGCCGCGCTCGAGGACGCACTGGCCGTGTTCGACGGGCTGGTCGCCGACGGTGTCGCGGCCGATCACATTGCCGTGGTCGGCGATTCGGCCGGCGGCGGTCTGGCCGCGGCGACGACACAGGCGCTCGTCGACCGTGGCACACCACCGTCGTGCGTCGCGATGATCTCCCCGTGGGCCGATCCGGCGGACCAGGACTTCCCGGCGCCGCGCGACTTCCTGCTCGACGCTCGCTGGTTGCGGAACTCGGCGCGGCAGTATCTGGGCGACGGCGACCCGACCGATCCGCGCTACGCCCCCGTGCGTGGCACGTTGACCGGCTTCCCCTCGACGTTGATCCAGTACTCCGCCGACGAGATCCTGCGGCCCCAGATCCTTCGCTTCGTCGACGCATTGACCGAGGCCGGTGTCTCGGTGCGGTGCACCGAACTCACGGATCTGTGGCACGTCGCCCACCTGCAGGCCACCCTGCTGGCCGAGGCGGCGACAGCGGTCCGGGAGATCGGCGCCTTCGTCCGCGACGCGACCGCCCACTCAGAACGACTGCGTCCCTAG
- a CDS encoding ABC transporter substrate-binding protein: MNTTRRTTSRSVRVAATALVAAAALTLSACGGDSDPLSSGGEGGSGGDPNTIVVGSANFTESEIIANIYADALKANGFDASTRLSIGSREAYIPAVRDGSIDLIPDYTGNLLLYLDPEATATAPDEVNTALTAALSDDLLASTPAPGEDKDAVVVTRDTATRWNLTNIADLAPYAGEVKFGGPPEFAERPVGLPGLRDKYGVDIPAANFVPISDGGGPATVAALAAGDITAANLFTTTPAIVENDFVALGDPDNNFPAQNVVPVYNSSKKSDKLTAVLDAVSAKLTTVELLALNQEVSGDAKTEPAAAANAWVVEQGLDKPVS, from the coding sequence GTGAACACGACACGTCGCACCACCTCACGTTCCGTGCGCGTCGCCGCCACCGCTCTGGTGGCCGCTGCAGCACTCACCCTGTCCGCCTGCGGCGGCGACTCCGATCCACTGAGCAGCGGCGGTGAGGGTGGTAGCGGAGGCGATCCGAACACCATCGTCGTCGGTTCCGCGAATTTCACCGAGTCCGAGATCATCGCCAACATCTACGCCGACGCGTTGAAGGCCAACGGTTTCGACGCCAGCACACGCCTGTCCATCGGCAGCCGTGAGGCCTACATCCCGGCCGTGCGCGACGGCTCCATCGACCTCATCCCGGACTACACCGGAAACCTGTTGCTGTACTTGGACCCCGAGGCCACGGCCACGGCGCCCGACGAGGTGAACACCGCCCTCACGGCGGCACTGAGCGACGATCTCCTGGCATCCACGCCGGCCCCCGGCGAGGACAAGGACGCCGTCGTCGTCACGCGGGACACCGCGACGCGCTGGAACCTGACCAACATCGCCGATCTCGCGCCGTACGCGGGTGAGGTCAAGTTCGGTGGGCCGCCCGAGTTCGCCGAGCGTCCCGTCGGCCTGCCCGGCCTGCGCGACAAGTACGGCGTCGACATCCCGGCCGCCAACTTCGTCCCGATCTCCGACGGCGGCGGCCCTGCCACCGTGGCCGCCCTCGCTGCGGGGGACATCACCGCGGCGAACCTGTTCACCACCACGCCCGCGATCGTCGAGAACGACTTCGTGGCACTGGGCGACCCGGACAACAACTTCCCGGCGCAGAACGTGGTCCCGGTCTACAACTCGTCGAAGAAGTCGGACAAGCTCACCGCCGTCCTGGACGCCGTGTCGGCCAAGCTCACGACGGTCGAGTTGCTGGCGCTGAACCAGGAGGTGTCGGGCGACGCGAAGACCGAGCCCGCCGCCGCCGCGAACGCCTGGGTCGTCGAGCAGGGTCTGGACAAGCCGGTCTCGTGA
- a CDS encoding ABC transporter permease, translating to MSIFSDAIGYILDGANWSGGTGIATRLTEHVWYSFLAVLFSVVVAVPLGLLIGHLRRGEVALVGLVNSLRSLPTLGVLTFLVLLLGLGLVPPLIALVLLGIPPILAGTYAGVANVDATVVDAARAMGMTERQVLLRVEIPNALPLLLGGIRNATLQVIATATVAAFVNLGGFGRYIFDGLALYSYDRVVVGAILVAVLALVADGLLALAVWVSAPGTGRLRRAPRL from the coding sequence ATGAGCATCTTCTCCGACGCGATCGGCTACATCCTCGACGGCGCCAACTGGTCCGGCGGCACCGGCATCGCGACGCGTCTCACCGAGCACGTCTGGTACAGCTTTCTCGCCGTGCTGTTCTCCGTCGTCGTGGCGGTTCCGCTGGGACTGCTGATCGGGCACCTGCGCCGCGGTGAGGTGGCCCTGGTCGGCCTGGTGAACAGTCTGCGCTCGCTGCCGACGCTCGGCGTGCTGACGTTCCTCGTCCTGCTGCTCGGGCTGGGCCTGGTGCCACCACTGATCGCCCTCGTGCTCCTGGGCATTCCGCCGATCCTCGCCGGGACGTATGCGGGTGTGGCCAATGTCGACGCCACCGTCGTGGACGCGGCACGGGCGATGGGCATGACCGAACGCCAGGTGCTGCTGCGGGTGGAGATTCCCAACGCGCTGCCGCTGCTGCTCGGGGGCATCCGCAACGCCACCCTGCAGGTCATCGCCACCGCCACCGTCGCCGCCTTCGTCAACCTGGGCGGCTTCGGGCGGTACATCTTCGACGGTCTGGCGCTCTACAGCTACGACCGAGTGGTGGTCGGCGCGATCCTGGTGGCCGTGCTGGCTCTCGTGGCGGACGGCCTGCTGGCCCTCGCCGTGTGGGTCTCGGCGCCCGGGACGGGGCGGCTGCGCCGCGCGCCCCGTCTCTGA
- a CDS encoding ABC transporter permease, whose translation MRWLIDNIDIVLELTRTHLYLSLVPLLVGLVVAVPVGAAVRTVGWLRRLTLVVASVAFTIPSLALFVTIPLIAGLRVLDPLNVVIALTVYSTALLVRAVPEALDSVSPAVVDAATAVGFGRFRRAATVELPLALPVLVANVRVVAVTNISMVSVGSVIGIGGLGQLFTQGYQRDYPDQILAGIIAIVVLALVFDALLFLLGRALTPWTRAGAPSTRRRRVTGARA comes from the coding sequence ATGCGCTGGCTGATCGACAACATCGACATCGTCCTCGAGCTGACGCGGACCCACCTGTACCTGTCGCTGGTGCCGCTGCTCGTCGGACTGGTCGTCGCGGTGCCCGTGGGCGCGGCCGTGCGCACGGTGGGCTGGCTGCGGCGCCTGACCCTGGTGGTGGCGAGCGTCGCGTTCACGATCCCCTCGCTCGCACTGTTCGTCACCATCCCGCTCATCGCGGGACTGCGTGTCCTCGATCCGTTGAACGTGGTCATCGCGCTCACGGTGTACTCCACGGCGCTGCTCGTCCGCGCAGTGCCCGAGGCACTCGACTCGGTGTCCCCCGCCGTCGTCGACGCGGCCACCGCGGTCGGCTTCGGACGGTTCCGCCGCGCCGCGACCGTCGAACTGCCGCTGGCACTTCCCGTGCTCGTCGCGAACGTCCGCGTCGTCGCGGTCACCAACATCTCGATGGTGTCGGTCGGGTCGGTCATCGGCATCGGTGGTCTCGGACAGCTCTTCACCCAGGGCTACCAGCGCGACTACCCCGACCAGATCCTGGCGGGCATCATCGCGATCGTCGTGTTGGCCCTGGTCTTCGACGCGCTGCTGTTCCTGCTCGGGCGTGCGTTGACGCCGTGGACCCGCGCCGGTGCGCCCTCGACGCGCCGGCGACGAGTGACGGGGGCCCGCGCATGA
- a CDS encoding SDR family NAD(P)-dependent oxidoreductase — protein sequence MSEFRGRVAVVTGAGSGIGRALALELASRGARLALSDVDSVGLAATVAAVEQRGGEVRSDHLDVSERGSVLDYAETVRRHFGVVNQVYNNAGIAFHGDVEKTEFKDLERVIDVDFWGVVNGTKAFLPHLVESGDGHVVNVSSLFGLLSIPSQSAYNAAKFAVRGFTEALRQEMLIARHPVHVTCVHPGGIKTAIARNATVAEGQDQKSVAEFFDRRLAKTTPEQAALVILRGVEKNKARVLIGNDARALDALARITGSRYQDIIVRLSSRVLPRTTTQR from the coding sequence ATGAGCGAGTTCCGTGGACGAGTGGCCGTGGTGACCGGAGCCGGATCGGGGATCGGCCGTGCGCTGGCTCTCGAACTGGCTTCGCGGGGAGCACGACTCGCGCTGTCCGACGTCGACTCGGTCGGCCTGGCCGCCACCGTGGCGGCCGTGGAGCAGCGCGGCGGAGAGGTCCGCAGCGACCACCTCGACGTCAGCGAACGCGGCAGCGTGCTCGACTACGCGGAGACCGTGCGTCGGCACTTCGGTGTGGTGAACCAGGTCTACAACAACGCCGGCATCGCCTTCCACGGCGACGTCGAGAAGACCGAGTTCAAGGATCTCGAGCGCGTGATCGACGTCGACTTCTGGGGCGTCGTCAACGGTACGAAGGCATTCCTCCCGCATCTCGTCGAGTCGGGAGACGGTCACGTGGTCAACGTGTCCAGCCTGTTCGGCCTCCTCTCGATCCCGTCCCAGTCCGCGTACAACGCAGCCAAGTTCGCCGTGCGCGGCTTCACCGAGGCGTTGCGCCAGGAGATGCTGATCGCCCGCCACCCGGTGCACGTCACATGTGTCCACCCGGGCGGCATCAAGACGGCGATCGCCCGCAACGCGACCGTCGCCGAGGGCCAGGACCAGAAGTCGGTGGCCGAGTTCTTCGACCGTCGCCTCGCGAAGACCACCCCGGAGCAGGCCGCCCTGGTGATCCTGCGCGGAGTGGAGAAGAACAAGGCCCGCGTGCTCATCGGCAACGACGCCCGCGCGCTCGACGCCCTCGCCCGCATCACGGGATCGCGGTACCAGGACATCATCGTCAGGCTGTCCTCGCGCGTCCTGCCGCGGACGACCACCCAGCGGTAG
- a CDS encoding flavin-containing monooxygenase has product MSLPVTDTDAVAARYVDTIIIGSGFAGLGAAIKLSQQGSTDFLVLERGSDVGGTWRDNTYPGAACDVPSHLYSYSFALNPDWTRSFSRQPEIQKYIESVARQYRVYDRHVFDCHVESARWNTATSQWDIVTTRGNFTAKKVVSAVGALCEPNLPDIAGITDFQGEIFHSARWNHDASLEGKRVAVIGTGASAIQIVPAIAPTVAHLDVYQRTAPWVLPRFDREYTRIEKLAFKYLPGYQRLSRTGIYAARETQVVGLTRVPKLMKAFEFIARRQIAKGIRDTELRRKVTPNFRIGCKRMLISNNYYPALDRPNVDLVTDGIREVRAHSIVTADGTEREIDALVVATGFHVTDSPTFQGIFGKDGRSLAEVFDERGQQGYKGATVAGFPNLFFLVGPNTGLGHTSMVFMIESQLNYVIDALNTIDKHDLGVVEVRREVQDEFNADLQTKLNKTVWLNGGCASWYLDKHGNNTTLWPDFTFEFRRITRNFDLEAYDALAAGDVTRPVSAVDGTPTPATTDNDDEKAISR; this is encoded by the coding sequence ATGAGTCTTCCAGTTACAGATACCGACGCTGTCGCTGCACGCTACGTCGACACCATCATCATCGGCAGCGGTTTCGCAGGACTGGGCGCCGCGATCAAGCTGAGCCAGCAGGGAAGCACCGACTTCCTGGTCCTCGAGCGCGGCAGCGACGTCGGTGGCACGTGGCGCGACAACACCTACCCCGGTGCCGCCTGCGACGTGCCCTCGCACCTCTACTCGTACTCGTTCGCGCTGAATCCGGACTGGACCCGCTCGTTCTCCCGTCAGCCGGAGATCCAGAAGTACATCGAGAGCGTCGCGCGGCAGTACCGCGTGTACGACCGCCACGTCTTCGACTGCCACGTCGAGTCGGCCCGCTGGAACACCGCCACCTCGCAGTGGGACATCGTGACCACCCGGGGGAACTTCACGGCCAAGAAGGTCGTCTCCGCCGTCGGCGCCCTGTGCGAGCCGAACCTCCCGGACATCGCCGGCATCACCGATTTCCAGGGCGAGATCTTCCACTCGGCCCGCTGGAACCACGACGCGAGCCTCGAGGGCAAGCGCGTCGCCGTCATCGGTACCGGCGCCTCCGCGATCCAGATCGTCCCGGCCATCGCGCCGACGGTCGCCCATCTCGACGTCTACCAGCGCACCGCCCCGTGGGTCCTCCCGCGCTTCGACCGCGAGTACACCCGCATCGAGAAGCTGGCGTTCAAGTACCTCCCCGGCTACCAGCGTCTGTCACGCACCGGCATCTACGCCGCGCGTGAGACCCAGGTCGTCGGCCTCACCCGCGTCCCCAAGCTCATGAAGGCGTTCGAGTTCATCGCGCGTCGACAGATCGCGAAGGGCATCCGCGACACCGAGCTGCGTCGCAAGGTGACGCCGAACTTCCGCATCGGCTGCAAGCGCATGCTTATTTCCAACAACTACTACCCGGCACTGGATCGACCGAACGTCGACCTGGTGACCGACGGTATCCGTGAGGTGCGGGCGCACTCCATCGTGACGGCCGACGGAACCGAGCGCGAGATCGACGCCCTGGTGGTCGCCACCGGATTCCACGTGACCGATTCCCCCACCTTCCAGGGCATCTTCGGCAAGGACGGGCGCTCGCTCGCCGAGGTCTTCGACGAGCGCGGACAGCAGGGATACAAGGGCGCCACGGTCGCGGGCTTCCCCAACCTGTTCTTCCTGGTCGGACCCAACACGGGCCTGGGACACACCTCGATGGTGTTCATGATCGAGTCGCAGCTGAACTACGTCATCGACGCGCTCAACACGATCGACAAGCACGATCTCGGTGTCGTCGAGGTGCGCCGCGAGGTGCAGGACGAGTTCAACGCCGACCTGCAGACCAAGCTGAACAAGACGGTGTGGCTCAACGGCGGGTGCGCGAGCTGGTACCTCGACAAGCACGGCAACAACACGACGCTGTGGCCGGACTTCACCTTCGAGTTCCGCCGCATCACCCGCAACTTCGACCTCGAGGCATACGACGCCCTCGCGGCCGGCGACGTCACGAGGCCTGTGAGCGCCGTCGACGGCACCCCCACCCCTGCGACGACCGACAACGACGACGAGAAGGCGATCTCCCGATGA
- a CDS encoding glycine betaine ABC transporter substrate-binding protein → MRVCRSAVAALLAASMVAGCSSTGGPEGTTRPQPLVVADTGTPVQAVLAHLYADALSRGGAAARVDTVDGLPGALAGLDDASVALVPGFTGSFLAQLDPSSPARAPEDVYADLARALPEWLAVTDQGLAENGPTVSVTAAAGSALPEATLSALSPQCSRLSAAVDPAVDASAVTRALSESYDCAFAPAGPTEVTIVRATDRVAVVDATAVVLADDRDGLTADVLVPLVRKGSVDETLDRPLQIIAGELTTADLAEMVDRVRGGEDPGAVAASWLGTQSF, encoded by the coding sequence ATGCGGGTCTGCAGGTCGGCCGTCGCGGCGCTGCTCGCGGCCTCGATGGTGGCCGGGTGTTCGAGTACCGGCGGCCCCGAGGGGACGACGCGCCCGCAGCCGCTGGTGGTCGCCGACACCGGAACTCCGGTGCAGGCGGTGCTGGCGCACCTGTACGCCGACGCGCTGTCACGCGGGGGAGCGGCCGCTCGGGTGGACACGGTCGACGGTCTCCCCGGCGCGCTCGCCGGCCTCGACGACGCCTCGGTCGCGCTCGTCCCCGGCTTCACCGGATCGTTTCTGGCGCAACTGGATCCGTCGTCCCCCGCGCGGGCGCCCGAGGACGTCTACGCCGATCTGGCGCGTGCACTGCCGGAGTGGCTGGCGGTCACCGACCAGGGTCTCGCCGAGAACGGGCCGACGGTGTCCGTCACCGCGGCCGCGGGATCGGCTCTCCCCGAAGCCACTTTGTCGGCTCTGTCTCCGCAGTGTTCCCGCCTCTCCGCCGCCGTCGACCCGGCCGTCGATGCGTCCGCGGTGACACGGGCCCTCTCCGAGAGTTACGACTGTGCGTTCGCCCCTGCCGGCCCCACCGAGGTGACGATCGTCCGGGCCACGGACCGGGTCGCCGTGGTCGATGCGACCGCCGTGGTGCTGGCCGACGATCGAGACGGCCTCACCGCCGACGTCCTCGTCCCCCTCGTCCGCAAGGGCTCCGTGGACGAGACGCTGGACCGTCCGCTGCAGATCATCGCCGGCGAACTCACCACCGCGGATCTCGCGGAGATGGTCGACCGTGTCCGCGGCGGCGAGGATCCGGGCGCGGTCGCCGCGAGTTGGCTAGGGACGCAGTCGTTCTGA
- a CDS encoding ABC transporter ATP-binding protein — protein sequence MISFEGVTKQYPDGTLAVDSLDLRIEDRSFTVFVGPSGCGKTTSMRMINRMIEPTSGTISVDGRDISTVDAVKLRLGIGYVIQSAGLLPHRTVVDNVATVPVLTGRSRKEARRDAMEVLERVGLDLSLATRYPAQLSGGQQQRVGVARALAADPPILLMDEPFSAVDPVVREDLQTEMLRLQADLKKTIVFVTHDIDEAIKLGDRIAVFGTGGTLQQYDTPDVVLSAPATDFVASFVGRDRGYRGLSFRHGDGVSLHPITTASEQDAASIRLDQGQWLLVVSAEGRPRGWMDVTGLEALKSGASIADSTSAGGSLYPPSGDLRQALDAAISSPSGVGVAVDANGAVLGGIDATEVVALLADQRRAEDRERGRQYFEKP from the coding sequence GTGATCTCGTTCGAGGGAGTCACCAAGCAGTACCCGGACGGAACGCTCGCGGTCGACTCTCTCGATCTCCGGATCGAGGACCGGTCGTTCACCGTCTTCGTCGGCCCGTCGGGCTGCGGCAAGACGACCTCGATGCGGATGATCAACCGGATGATCGAGCCCACGTCGGGCACGATCAGCGTCGATGGTCGAGACATCTCGACCGTCGACGCCGTCAAGCTTCGTCTGGGCATCGGTTACGTCATCCAGAGCGCCGGCCTGCTGCCTCACCGCACCGTCGTCGACAACGTCGCCACCGTTCCGGTGCTGACGGGTCGTTCACGCAAGGAGGCCCGTCGCGACGCGATGGAGGTCCTCGAGCGCGTCGGCCTCGATCTGTCGCTGGCCACCCGGTACCCCGCTCAGCTGTCGGGCGGCCAGCAGCAGCGCGTCGGGGTCGCGCGTGCCCTGGCGGCAGATCCTCCGATCCTGCTGATGGACGAGCCGTTCAGCGCCGTCGATCCGGTGGTGCGCGAAGACCTGCAGACCGAGATGCTCAGGCTGCAGGCCGATCTGAAGAAGACCATCGTCTTCGTCACGCACGACATCGACGAGGCCATCAAACTCGGCGATCGCATCGCCGTGTTCGGCACCGGCGGAACGTTGCAGCAGTACGACACCCCGGACGTGGTGCTGTCGGCTCCCGCGACCGACTTCGTCGCGTCCTTCGTCGGTCGGGACCGCGGCTACCGTGGACTGTCGTTCCGCCACGGTGACGGGGTGTCCCTGCATCCCATCACGACGGCGTCGGAACAGGACGCGGCGTCGATCCGTCTCGACCAGGGCCAGTGGCTTCTCGTCGTCTCCGCCGAGGGCCGTCCGCGAGGCTGGATGGACGTCACCGGCCTCGAGGCGCTCAAATCCGGCGCGAGCATCGCGGACAGCACCTCCGCGGGCGGTTCGCTGTACCCGCCGTCGGGCGATCTGCGACAGGCGCTGGACGCGGCCATCTCGTCGCCGTCCGGCGTCGGCGTGGCGGTCGACGCGAACGGCGCCGTCCTCGGCGGTATCGACGCCACCGAGGTGGTGGCGTTGCTGGCGGACCAGCGTCGAGCCGAGGACCGCGAGCGCGGCCGCCAGTACTTCGAGAAGCCCTGA
- a CDS encoding NAD(P)-dependent malic enzyme, whose protein sequence is MTAATDPTEHPTGLRPAREDLTTITDDEIFLSHVGGKLSVELTAPLETKRDLSIAYTPGVAKVSSAIAADQELVNKYTWTERLVVVVSDGSAVLGLGDIGPRASLPVMEGKAALFKKFAGLNSIPLVLDTNDVDEIVETLIRLRPSFGAVNLEDISAPRCFEIEKRVVEALDCPVMHDDQHGTAIVVLAALKGAVAVQKRELAGLRVVISGAGAAGVACANILLAAGISDVVVLDSKGIVGADRADLNPVKVDLASRTNPRGLSGTAADALTDADVFLGVSAGKIGHELIASMADDSIVFALSNPNPEIHPEDAKKYAGIVATGRSDFANQINNVLAFPGVFRGALDAGARRITENMKLAAADAILSVVGDDLSVDMIVPSPLDPRVAPAVAAAVAAAAKADGVA, encoded by the coding sequence GTGACCGCCGCAACAGATCCGACCGAACACCCGACCGGCCTCCGGCCTGCCCGCGAAGATCTCACGACCATCACGGACGACGAGATCTTCCTCAGCCACGTGGGCGGCAAGCTGTCCGTCGAGCTCACCGCGCCGCTCGAGACCAAGCGCGACCTCTCCATCGCGTACACCCCCGGGGTGGCCAAGGTGAGCAGTGCGATCGCCGCCGATCAGGAGCTGGTGAACAAGTACACCTGGACCGAGCGACTCGTGGTGGTGGTCAGCGACGGCTCCGCGGTATTGGGTCTGGGCGACATCGGCCCGCGCGCCTCGCTGCCCGTCATGGAGGGCAAGGCGGCACTGTTCAAGAAGTTCGCCGGCCTCAACTCGATTCCGCTCGTGCTCGACACCAACGACGTCGACGAGATCGTCGAGACGCTGATCCGCCTGCGGCCCAGCTTCGGAGCCGTGAACCTCGAGGACATCTCGGCACCCCGGTGCTTCGAGATCGAGAAGCGCGTCGTCGAGGCACTCGACTGCCCGGTCATGCACGACGACCAGCACGGTACGGCCATTGTCGTCCTGGCTGCGCTGAAAGGCGCTGTGGCAGTGCAGAAGCGCGAGCTCGCTGGTCTGCGTGTCGTCATCTCCGGTGCGGGAGCCGCGGGCGTCGCGTGCGCGAACATCCTGCTCGCCGCGGGCATCTCGGACGTGGTGGTGCTCGACTCGAAGGGCATCGTCGGTGCGGATCGCGCCGACCTCAATCCCGTGAAGGTCGACCTCGCTTCGCGTACCAACCCGCGCGGCCTCTCCGGGACGGCTGCCGACGCCCTGACCGATGCGGACGTGTTCCTCGGGGTCTCCGCGGGGAAGATCGGGCACGAACTCATCGCCTCGATGGCAGACGACAGCATCGTCTTCGCCCTCTCCAACCCGAACCCGGAGATCCATCCGGAGGACGCGAAGAAGTACGCCGGCATCGTCGCCACCGGACGCAGCGACTTCGCCAATCAGATCAACAACGTGCTCGCGTTCCCCGGTGTGTTCCGCGGTGCTCTCGATGCGGGCGCGCGGCGCATCACCGAGAACATGAAGCTCGCCGCCGCGGACGCGATCCTGTCCGTGGTCGGCGACGATCTGAGCGTCGACATGATCGTGCCCAGCCCACTCGACCCGCGGGTCGCTCCGGCCGTCGCGGCGGCAGTGGCCGCGGCTGCGAAGGCGGACGGCGTCGCCTGA